The following coding sequences lie in one Populus nigra chromosome 15, ddPopNigr1.1, whole genome shotgun sequence genomic window:
- the LOC133673715 gene encoding uncharacterized protein LOC133673715 — translation MDKIRRPSHAGSWYTDNPKKLEEELEGWLGATGLTKSPDVRGVIAPHAGYSYSGRAAAYAFGNIDPTNITRVFLLGPSHHYYTPKCALSTATVYKTPIGDLPIDLEVIEELKATGKFELMDLQVDEAEHSMEMHLPYLVKIFEGHPVKVVPILVGALNTDNEAMYGRLLAKYVDDPTNFFSVSSDFCHWGSRFHYTHYDKKCGPIHKSIEALDKMGMDIIETGNADAFKQYLSEYDNTICGRHPISVFLHMSSNCSTKIKIKFLRYEQSSQCKTMRDSSVSYASAAAKVDA, via the exons ATGGATAAAATCAGAAGACCATCTCATGCCGGCTCTTGGTACACCGACAACC CTAAAAAGCTTGAAGAAGAGCTTGAGGGATGGCTAGGTGCTACTGGATTAACGAAATCTCCTGATGTTCGCGGTGTTATTGCTCC ACATGCAGGTTACTCTTATTCGGGGCGTGCTGCTGCTTATGCTTTTGGAAATATTGACCCTACTAACAT caCACGGGTATTCCTTCTTGGTCCGTCACACCATTACTATACACCAAAATGTGCTCTTTCAACGGCTACAGTTTACAAAACGCCCATAGGGGACTTACCTATTGATTTGGAAG TCATTGAGGAACTTAAAGCCACAGGAAAATTTGAGTTGATGGATCTTCAGGTTGACGAGGCTGAACATAGCATGGAAATGCACTTGCCGTATcttgttaaaatatttgaagG GCATCCAGTGAAAGTTGTACCCATTTTGGTTGGAGCTCTTAATACTGATAATGAGGCCATGTATGGCCGCTTGTTGGCAAAATATGTTGATGATCCAACTAACTTCTTTTCTGTCTCTTCAGATTTTTGTCACTGGGGTTCTCG GTTCCATTACACACACTATGACAAGAAATGTGGGCCCATACACAAGTCTATTGAGGCATTGGACAAGATGGGCATGGACATAATTGAAACAGGGAATGCAGATGCATTTAAACAATACTTGTCGGAGTATGACAACACTATCTGTGGAAGGCATCCAATTAGTGTTTTCTTGCAT ATGTCGAGTAATTGCTCGACAAAGATAAAGATCAAGTTCCTCCGGTATGAGCAGTCTAGTCAATGCAAAACAATGAGAGACAGCAGTGTCAGCTATGCATCTGCAGCGGCGAAGGTGGATGCTTGA